Proteins encoded by one window of Streptomyces sp. NBC_01477:
- the gltX gene encoding glutamate--tRNA ligase, with amino-acid sequence MASAPSTDVRVRFCPSPTGNPHVGLVRTALFNWAFARHHQGTLVLRIEDTDAARDSEESYRQLLDSLRWLGLDWDEGPEAGGPHAPYRQSLRMDIYADVARRLKEAGHAYDCYCTTEELDARRDAARAAGRPSGYDGHCRDLTAEQTAAYLAEGRSAIVRFRMPDKAITFTDLVRGELTFTPENVPDYGIVRASGAPLYTLVNPVDDALMGITHVLRGEDLLSSTPRQIALYEALIGLGVAKQIPDFGHLPYVMGEGNKKLSKRDPESSLNLYRERGFLPEGLLNYLSLLGWSYSADRDVFSPAEMVAKFDIGDVNANPARFDLKKAEAINADHIRRLPPEAFAAACTPWLGAPHAPWAPEDFDEAAWQAIAPYAQTRLTVLSDITANVDFLFLPEPVSDEASWAKAMKEGSDALLATAREKLAGADWSSPEALKEAVLAAGEAHGLKLGKAQAPVRVAVTGRTVGLPLFESLQVLGRDRALARIDAALARLAG; translated from the coding sequence GTGGCTAGCGCACCCTCCACGGACGTACGCGTCCGCTTCTGCCCCTCGCCGACCGGCAACCCCCACGTGGGCCTGGTCCGCACCGCACTGTTCAACTGGGCCTTCGCCCGCCACCACCAGGGCACCCTGGTGCTGCGGATCGAGGACACCGACGCCGCCCGCGACTCCGAGGAGTCCTACCGGCAGCTGCTGGACTCGCTGCGCTGGCTCGGCCTCGACTGGGACGAGGGCCCCGAGGCCGGCGGCCCGCACGCGCCCTACCGGCAGTCCCTGCGGATGGACATCTACGCCGATGTGGCCCGCCGCCTCAAGGAGGCCGGGCACGCCTACGACTGCTACTGCACCACCGAGGAGCTGGACGCCCGCCGCGACGCCGCCCGCGCCGCGGGACGCCCCTCCGGCTACGACGGCCACTGCCGCGACCTGACCGCCGAGCAGACCGCGGCCTACCTGGCCGAGGGCCGCAGCGCGATCGTACGGTTCCGGATGCCGGACAAGGCGATCACCTTCACCGACCTGGTGCGCGGCGAACTGACCTTCACCCCGGAGAACGTGCCGGACTACGGCATCGTCCGGGCCAGCGGCGCCCCGCTCTACACCCTGGTCAACCCGGTGGACGACGCGCTGATGGGCATCACGCACGTACTGCGCGGCGAGGACCTGCTGTCCTCCACCCCGCGGCAGATCGCGCTGTACGAGGCGCTGATCGGCCTCGGCGTCGCCAAGCAGATCCCCGACTTCGGACATCTGCCGTACGTCATGGGCGAGGGCAACAAGAAGCTGTCCAAGCGCGATCCCGAGTCCTCGCTCAACCTCTACCGCGAGCGCGGCTTCCTGCCCGAGGGGCTGCTGAACTACCTGTCGCTGCTCGGCTGGTCCTACTCCGCCGACCGGGACGTCTTCTCGCCGGCCGAGATGGTCGCCAAGTTCGACATCGGCGACGTCAACGCCAACCCGGCGCGCTTCGACCTCAAGAAGGCCGAGGCGATCAACGCCGACCACATCAGGCGGCTGCCCCCCGAGGCCTTCGCCGCGGCCTGCACCCCGTGGCTGGGCGCCCCGCACGCGCCCTGGGCGCCCGAGGACTTCGACGAGGCGGCCTGGCAGGCCATCGCCCCGTACGCGCAGACCCGGCTCACCGTGTTGTCCGACATCACCGCCAACGTGGACTTCCTCTTCCTGCCCGAGCCGGTCAGCGACGAGGCGTCCTGGGCGAAGGCGATGAAGGAGGGCTCGGACGCGCTGCTGGCCACCGCCAGGGAGAAGCTGGCAGGCGCGGACTGGTCGAGCCCTGAGGCCCTCAAGGAGGCGGTCCTGGCCGCGGGCGAGGCGCACGGCCTCAAGCTCGGCAAGGCCCAGGCCCCGGTCCGGGTCGCGGTCACCGGCCGTACGGTCGGCCTGCCGCTCTTCGAATCGCTCCAGGTGCTCGGCCGCGACCGCGCCCTAGCCCGGATCGACGCGGCCCTGGCCCGGCTGGCGGGCTGA
- a CDS encoding fumarylacetoacetate hydrolase family protein has protein sequence MRIARFSIDGNVAFGAVEGDPTGTGGSGSYDGLVLDIIKGVPFADFTLSGTKVPLDKVRLLPPVLPNKVVAIGRNYAAHAAELGNEVPTAPWAFFKPSTSVIGPGDNIVYPSFSQEVHHEAELAVVISRLCREVPRERVKDVILGYTCANDVTARDTQQTEKQWARAKGFDSSCPLGPWIETGIDLAAAGDLAVTATVNGELRQAGRTRQMIHSIEDLIVNITEAMTLLPGDVILTGTPAGVGPLHPGDEVAVTIEGIGTLTNKVISRG, from the coding sequence ATGCGCATCGCCAGGTTCTCCATCGACGGGAATGTCGCCTTCGGCGCGGTCGAGGGCGACCCGACCGGCACGGGCGGCTCCGGCAGTTACGACGGTCTCGTCCTCGACATCATCAAAGGTGTCCCCTTCGCCGACTTCACCCTGTCGGGTACGAAGGTGCCGCTGGACAAGGTCCGCCTGCTGCCGCCGGTCCTGCCCAACAAGGTCGTCGCCATCGGCCGCAACTACGCCGCCCACGCGGCCGAACTGGGCAACGAGGTACCGACCGCCCCCTGGGCCTTCTTCAAGCCGTCCACCTCGGTGATCGGTCCCGGCGACAACATCGTCTACCCCTCGTTCTCACAAGAGGTCCACCACGAGGCGGAACTGGCGGTCGTCATCAGCCGGCTGTGCCGCGAGGTCCCGCGCGAACGGGTCAAGGACGTCATCCTCGGCTACACCTGCGCCAACGACGTCACCGCTCGCGACACCCAGCAGACCGAGAAGCAGTGGGCCAGGGCCAAGGGCTTCGACTCCTCCTGCCCGCTCGGCCCCTGGATCGAGACCGGCATCGACCTGGCGGCGGCCGGCGACCTGGCGGTCACCGCGACGGTCAACGGCGAACTGCGGCAGGCCGGCCGCACCCGACAGATGATCCACTCCATCGAGGACCTGATCGTCAACATCACCGAGGCGATGACCCTGCTGCCCGGCGACGTGATCCTCACCGGCACCCCGGCCGGGGTCGGCCCGCTGCACCCCGGCGACGAGGTCGCCGTCACCATCGAAGGCATCGGCACTCTCACCAACAAGGTGATCTCGCGTGGCTAG